One Echinicola strongylocentroti DNA window includes the following coding sequences:
- a CDS encoding fasciclin domain-containing protein codes for MKTFKINTLWNIRSSIVVLVLLGLVAVGCEFDPPSNINITEDTNISGYLRQHPDEFSNLSRILEISNTEGFLGTYGTYTFFAPNNEAVDGYLEENGLSLDGLGEQEAKDIVRFHLLSDTLSTADFTDGKLPVPTEYGKYLVTGAEFADGETYTRVNRQANIIQSNIKVGNGFVHAIDNVLSPPTKTGAQWLEENQQYSIFSQALKETGWYASLNVEEEGQWYTILAESDETLAAAGYDSYQDLKDDYSQTGDPTNPSDSLNLYVAYHVIPDIKFIADLLTATAHQTEAPQEVVTIKLDGTDVLVNDDTFFGVHEPGSPIVRAQSDNSVTNGVVHSVEDHFAIKLRAPTAVYWDVAEQPEIRQLTQVFRVPGAPNYTFKLGELAGMSWEGNYVDAMVNYYPPSLNQVYYAFGDYLRIELQGNRLTAAEIKTPTLVKGRYKLWICHHGDKWNNGCELKVTFNGEDIPGARLLDTTIKAPTDMNEDELESRGWKEYLTAGSDGGRIMGRFIGTIEVPTTGEHMLRFDRVTGIGRSSGGLWLDMIHFIPEGDNQVYPKFAIDGSPVYEGEE; via the coding sequence ATGAAGACGTTTAAGATAAATACCTTATGGAACATAAGAAGCAGCATTGTGGTGCTTGTTTTGCTAGGCTTGGTGGCAGTAGGTTGTGAGTTTGACCCTCCGTCCAATATCAACATCACGGAGGATACCAATATCAGCGGTTACCTGAGACAGCATCCGGACGAGTTCAGCAATCTTTCCCGGATCCTGGAAATCTCCAATACCGAGGGCTTTTTGGGTACGTATGGAACGTATACCTTCTTTGCCCCTAATAATGAGGCGGTAGATGGTTATTTGGAAGAAAACGGCCTTAGCCTGGATGGCCTTGGTGAGCAAGAAGCCAAGGATATCGTCCGCTTTCACCTGTTGTCAGATACGTTGTCCACGGCGGATTTTACGGATGGAAAGTTACCGGTCCCTACGGAGTACGGAAAGTACCTGGTGACGGGTGCGGAGTTTGCAGACGGAGAGACCTATACCCGGGTAAACAGACAGGCCAATATCATCCAAAGCAACATCAAAGTGGGCAATGGCTTTGTCCATGCCATAGACAATGTGCTCTCACCGCCGACCAAAACCGGGGCACAGTGGCTGGAAGAAAACCAACAGTATTCTATTTTTTCACAGGCGCTGAAAGAAACCGGCTGGTATGCTAGCCTGAATGTCGAAGAAGAAGGGCAGTGGTACACCATTCTGGCAGAATCAGACGAAACATTGGCCGCAGCAGGGTATGACTCCTACCAAGACCTTAAAGATGATTACTCCCAAACGGGAGATCCGACCAATCCTTCGGACAGTTTGAACCTATACGTGGCCTATCATGTGATCCCGGATATCAAGTTTATCGCAGACTTATTGACAGCCACAGCCCATCAAACAGAGGCACCTCAGGAAGTGGTGACCATTAAGCTAGATGGTACGGACGTGCTGGTAAATGATGATACGTTCTTTGGCGTCCATGAGCCGGGGTCGCCGATTGTCCGCGCCCAAAGCGACAATTCCGTAACCAATGGCGTCGTACACAGCGTGGAGGACCACTTTGCGATCAAGCTTCGTGCGCCAACGGCCGTGTATTGGGATGTGGCCGAGCAGCCGGAGATTCGTCAGCTGACGCAGGTTTTTAGAGTGCCTGGTGCACCAAACTATACGTTCAAACTTGGAGAATTGGCAGGGATGTCCTGGGAAGGAAATTATGTAGATGCCATGGTAAATTATTACCCGCCTAGTCTTAACCAAGTTTATTATGCATTTGGAGACTATTTACGAATAGAGCTTCAAGGCAATCGTCTAACGGCGGCAGAAATCAAAACCCCCACCTTGGTAAAAGGAAGGTATAAACTCTGGATCTGTCATCATGGCGATAAATGGAACAACGGCTGTGAGCTGAAAGTCACCTTCAATGGAGAGGATATTCCTGGAGCGCGACTACTGGATACGACCATCAAGGCTCCCACGGATATGAACGAAGATGAGCTGGAGTCCAGGGGCTGGAAAGAATACCTGACAGCCGGTTCCGACGGGGGCAGGATCATGGGCAGGTTTATCGGTACCATCGAAGTACCCACTACCGGAGAGCATATGCTTCGTTTTGATCGAGTGACCGGTATCGGGAGAAGTAGTGGTGGTCTGTGGCTGGATATGATCCACTTCATCCCAGAAGGTGATAACCAGGTCTATCCCAAGTTTGCCATTGATGGCTCACCGGTATATGAAGGGGAGGAATAA
- a CDS encoding fasciclin domain-containing protein, whose protein sequence is MNKRYRYFLLCLVALGLFSCSDQWADHNEASQDLNNNLVQMIRADADLSTFASLLEQSGLDKQVASGSYSVWAPSNAALQNLPESIIGNEEALRTFVGNHIGYQQRLSYQAEEAPIRVKMLNDKVNVLRQNSITSVDQTASFDYADRVSKNGVLYKIDSYLEPRKNVWEIVQEQSDNPVSQLVTGMAVTDSLTDETYNYFEYDVADLANEDSTYTFFLLSDNAYTTFKSAMEPYFKDTLPETEMLSMPLSLGLSKDLVFTTAYYDNVPDTILSVDSVKVAFHEGQVLEKINASNGVVYLMDGFDYKLSDKIPEIKIEGEYYDGLSDGSGPVNIRARSWASNMRDLLVINSGIAGYSVRYDVPQAHSTKYDIYWRAVNDDYIPRTNEQRIAVDSVQNELFSLMFVVPNTYEEVYVGQHEVQNYGDLRLLLQSYPTTSNDWNSLVLDYIRLVPVVE, encoded by the coding sequence ATGAATAAAAGATATAGATACTTCTTGCTTTGCCTTGTAGCCTTAGGGCTGTTTTCCTGCTCCGACCAGTGGGCAGACCATAACGAGGCCTCGCAAGACCTGAACAATAACTTGGTGCAAATGATCCGCGCAGATGCGGATCTAAGCACCTTTGCATCACTGCTGGAGCAGAGCGGGCTGGACAAGCAGGTGGCATCCGGTTCCTATTCGGTCTGGGCGCCCAGCAATGCCGCCCTGCAGAATTTACCGGAGAGCATTATCGGAAACGAGGAAGCGCTCAGGACCTTTGTGGGTAACCACATCGGTTACCAGCAGCGTCTCAGCTACCAAGCCGAAGAGGCTCCCATCCGGGTAAAAATGCTCAATGACAAAGTCAATGTACTGCGCCAAAACAGCATTACTTCCGTGGATCAGACGGCCAGTTTTGACTATGCCGATCGCGTGTCCAAAAACGGCGTGCTCTATAAAATCGACAGCTACCTGGAGCCAAGGAAAAACGTCTGGGAGATCGTGCAGGAGCAGTCTGATAACCCTGTCAGCCAGTTGGTGACAGGGATGGCGGTAACCGACTCCCTGACCGATGAAACGTACAATTACTTTGAATATGACGTGGCGGATCTTGCCAATGAAGACAGTACCTACACGTTTTTTCTCTTGAGTGACAATGCCTATACGACATTCAAGTCGGCCATGGAGCCTTATTTTAAGGATACCCTGCCCGAAACAGAGATGCTTTCGATGCCCCTTTCATTGGGGCTTTCGAAGGACTTGGTGTTTACGACAGCTTATTATGACAATGTGCCGGATACGATACTTTCCGTGGACAGTGTTAAGGTGGCCTTTCACGAAGGTCAGGTGCTGGAAAAGATCAATGCCTCCAATGGCGTGGTCTATCTGATGGACGGGTTTGATTACAAGCTTTCGGACAAGATCCCCGAGATCAAAATCGAGGGAGAATATTATGATGGACTAAGCGATGGCTCCGGCCCGGTAAATATCCGTGCCAGAAGCTGGGCATCCAATATGCGTGACCTGCTGGTGATCAATAGTGGTATCGCGGGGTACAGCGTAAGATACGATGTCCCTCAAGCGCACTCCACCAAATATGATATTTACTGGAGAGCGGTAAACGATGATTATATCCCACGAACCAATGAACAGCGGATTGCCGTGGATTCGGTCCAAAACGAGTTGTTTTCCCTGATGTTTGTAGTGCCCAACACGTACGAGGAAGTGTATGTGGGACAGCATGAAGTACAGAATTACGGGGATTTAAGACTGCTGTTGCAGTCTTATCCTACGACCAGTAATGACTGGAATAGCTTGGTGCTGGATTATATACGTTTGGTCCCGGTAGTTGAATAA
- a CDS encoding SusC/RagA family TonB-linked outer membrane protein, with translation MKNFTKKLLWFVVGLTLITSGYSRAQQQPAQTLEIVKGKVTDKDDGSTIIGATVVEVDRNDERTLRGVATDVNGAFSLRVSSKQNLIRISFIGYKTVTVPINGQSEINVPLQFQVSDLDVAEVTAEKMIDQGMMKIDERDLTSSATRVDAELLEEMSALSIDQALQGRMAGVDIVSNSGDPGAGMSIRIRGTTSINGSSEPLIVVDGIPFQTNTSSFDFANANEQEYAQLLNVAPADIESITVLRDAAATALWGSRGSNGVLVITTKRGSKGKPTITYSFRGAMTQQPDQIPMLSGDEYSTLIAEGFMNSRGVPLNISANKEFSYDPKDPYYFYNYGNNTDWIDEITQMGYMFDHNLALSGGGEKTRYRVSVNKNNSEGTTVGTGFDRFATRISLDYLVSKKIRVMTDLAYTKSTTDRNWVNDSDGQDRVRGIAYEKMPNMSPYEYDEFGNLTPNYFSPASNIQGAFPGTYNPLALANEATNRTESDRIIPKFTLQYHIRPDLMFQSDVAFDINNTQRESFLPQVATGLPMNNQNVNMASGSDTDFLITQTFNKLYYTPELGEDHSLMAMLLFTTYEGRSDGYAVGTTNSASSFLQVPGTVNRDDNVFLSSGTSISRSIGMVANVQYGFLDRYIVNASIRRDGSSKFGENHRWGTFPSISGRWRVSGEPFMEDLTWLNEFSVRASYGESGNTPRQDYVHFSTFSNLNWNYLGETGVVPNNLELTNFKWENVAQTNLGFNLEVIESRIIVGFDWYQKRTSDLFLDNLRIPSTTGYSAINMNIGTMDNRGWELSVFTTPYQKGDLKINFDFNVARNKNIIQSISELYQTDNLEAMQSNGNYFVTIQEGNPLGSFYGFKYKGVYSDGEATMATDGNGNVITGPNGDPVPMMFTYPTIAYEFQPGDAMYEDINHDGNIDYKDIVWLGDANPKLTGGFGPRVTYKNLQVSGYFNFRYGVDIVNSTKMQTENMYGYGNQNKAVLNRWRRPGDQTDMPRALIGNGYNWLGSDRYVEDGSFMRFRTLTVRYAMPRPFLDRTGLGDLSFYLTAENLYTWTNYTGQDPEVGLTSSNANRLFQIGYDNARTPPTQTYTLGVNVRF, from the coding sequence ATGAAGAATTTTACAAAGAAACTGTTGTGGTTTGTCGTGGGGCTTACTTTGATCACTTCGGGGTATTCCCGGGCACAGCAACAGCCCGCCCAAACCTTGGAAATCGTCAAAGGAAAAGTCACTGACAAAGATGACGGCTCCACCATCATCGGTGCTACGGTGGTAGAGGTGGATCGAAATGATGAAAGAACGCTCCGCGGGGTAGCCACTGATGTGAATGGTGCTTTTTCCCTAAGGGTAAGCAGCAAGCAAAACCTCATCCGCATTTCCTTTATCGGCTATAAAACGGTGACCGTCCCCATTAATGGACAGTCGGAAATCAATGTCCCTCTCCAATTTCAGGTCAGTGATCTGGACGTGGCAGAGGTGACCGCAGAAAAGATGATCGATCAGGGCATGATGAAAATCGATGAGCGTGACCTGACCTCCTCCGCCACACGAGTGGATGCAGAATTGCTCGAGGAGATGTCGGCCCTATCCATAGACCAAGCCTTGCAAGGACGAATGGCCGGTGTGGACATTGTGTCCAACTCAGGTGATCCGGGTGCTGGGATGTCCATTAGGATCCGGGGTACCACTTCCATCAACGGCTCATCAGAGCCACTGATCGTGGTGGACGGGATTCCTTTCCAGACCAACACCTCCTCTTTTGACTTTGCCAATGCCAATGAACAGGAATATGCGCAACTGCTGAACGTGGCACCGGCAGATATTGAGTCCATCACCGTACTACGGGATGCGGCGGCCACGGCACTGTGGGGCTCCAGAGGCTCTAATGGGGTGCTGGTGATCACGACCAAAAGGGGGAGCAAAGGCAAACCGACCATTACGTACTCCTTCAGGGGAGCCATGACCCAGCAGCCGGATCAGATTCCGATGCTCAGTGGTGATGAGTACTCGACCCTGATCGCTGAAGGCTTTATGAACAGCCGCGGAGTACCCCTGAATATCTCAGCAAACAAAGAATTTTCATATGATCCTAAAGACCCGTATTACTTCTATAATTATGGAAACAATACCGACTGGATCGATGAGATCACCCAAATGGGCTATATGTTTGACCATAACTTGGCCTTGTCTGGTGGTGGAGAAAAAACCAGGTACCGGGTGTCGGTCAATAAGAACAATTCGGAAGGGACTACCGTGGGGACAGGATTTGACCGTTTTGCGACCAGGATCAGCTTGGATTACCTCGTATCGAAGAAAATCCGTGTGATGACGGACTTGGCCTACACCAAGTCGACTACGGACCGAAACTGGGTAAACGACAGTGACGGCCAAGACCGTGTGCGGGGCATTGCCTATGAGAAGATGCCCAACATGTCTCCCTATGAGTACGACGAATTCGGTAACCTGACGCCAAATTATTTCTCTCCGGCCAGTAACATCCAGGGAGCTTTTCCCGGTACCTACAACCCATTGGCACTGGCCAATGAAGCCACGAACAGAACAGAAAGTGACCGGATCATTCCGAAATTTACTTTGCAATACCACATTCGTCCTGACCTGATGTTCCAGTCGGATGTAGCCTTTGATATCAATAATACCCAGAGAGAAAGCTTTTTGCCGCAGGTGGCCACTGGCCTTCCGATGAACAACCAGAATGTCAATATGGCTTCTGGAAGCGACACGGATTTCCTGATTACCCAGACCTTCAACAAACTGTACTATACGCCAGAGTTGGGTGAGGATCACAGTTTGATGGCTATGCTGTTATTTACCACTTATGAAGGCAGAAGTGACGGGTATGCCGTGGGCACAACCAATTCCGCTTCCTCATTCTTGCAGGTACCAGGGACGGTAAATAGGGATGACAATGTCTTCCTTTCTTCTGGAACGAGTATCTCCCGATCTATCGGCATGGTGGCCAATGTGCAGTACGGCTTCTTGGACCGCTATATAGTCAATGCCTCCATCAGAAGAGACGGAAGTTCCAAATTCGGTGAAAACCACCGATGGGGAACCTTCCCGAGTATTTCCGGTAGATGGAGGGTGTCCGGTGAGCCGTTTATGGAGGACTTGACCTGGCTGAACGAATTTAGCGTGAGGGCGAGTTACGGCGAGAGTGGCAATACACCAAGACAGGATTATGTACACTTCAGCACCTTCTCTAACCTGAACTGGAACTACCTCGGGGAGACAGGCGTAGTGCCCAATAACCTGGAGCTGACCAACTTCAAATGGGAAAATGTAGCCCAGACCAATCTAGGGTTTAATTTGGAAGTCATTGAAAGTAGGATTATCGTCGGTTTTGACTGGTACCAAAAGCGTACTTCCGACCTCTTCTTGGATAACCTCCGCATCCCTAGTACCACCGGTTATTCGGCTATCAACATGAACATTGGCACGATGGATAACAGGGGCTGGGAGCTGTCGGTGTTTACCACTCCTTACCAAAAGGGAGACCTGAAGATCAACTTTGATTTTAACGTAGCCAGAAACAAGAATATCATCCAATCCATTTCGGAACTGTACCAAACAGACAACCTGGAAGCGATGCAGTCCAATGGTAACTATTTCGTGACCATCCAGGAAGGCAATCCACTGGGCTCTTTCTATGGTTTCAAATACAAAGGCGTCTATTCTGACGGAGAAGCGACCATGGCGACAGATGGCAATGGCAATGTCATCACCGGTCCCAATGGCGACCCGGTCCCGATGATGTTTACCTATCCGACCATTGCCTACGAATTCCAGCCTGGTGATGCCATGTACGAGGATATCAACCATGATGGCAATATCGATTATAAAGACATCGTATGGCTGGGGGATGCCAATCCGAAATTGACTGGTGGCTTTGGGCCACGGGTGACCTACAAAAACCTCCAAGTATCCGGGTATTTCAATTTCCGCTATGGTGTGGATATCGTGAACAGTACCAAGATGCAGACAGAGAATATGTACGGATATGGCAATCAAAACAAGGCAGTGCTCAATCGATGGAGAAGGCCGGGGGATCAGACGGACATGCCACGCGCACTGATCGGTAATGGCTATAACTGGCTGGGCTCTGACAGGTATGTGGAAGACGGTTCATTTATGCGTTTCAGGACATTGACGGTTCGCTACGCCATGCCAAGACCATTTCTGGACAGAACAGGGCTGGGCGACCTGAGCTTTTACCTGACTGCAGAGAACCTGTACACTTGGACCAACTATACCGGCCAAGACCCGGAAGTAGGACTGACAAGTTCCAATGCCAATCGACTTTTCCAGATTGGTTATGATAATGCGCGGACACCACCTACGCAGACCTACACTTTGGGCGTAAACGTGCGGTTCTAA
- a CDS encoding fasciclin domain-containing protein, producing the protein MNNFTKLLFACFCLSGVFLFGCKEEFDDYYARPEGLEGPVYQMLSDSVRFRGDFDHYLALVDRAGYKQTLSSAGYWTVFAPNDEAFEQYFQDNGLSGIDDISDEKAYEIVTYSLVYNAYSMRDLGYYQTGPGNDTLSSAFRRKTAYYKGVYKDDVYGQELDVVDANRNGVATYNINDNNNKYIPYYVQHYLDQMNLTADDIEGFYDRPYSGAQVANANVVQSNVPAENGYIHTVDRVIEPMPNIADYLKGKPEYSLFKSILEMDFRDEENNTAVNYDGTTYPELTERFGPVYDLSGPVYVKSYTGTYAFAPNNENFLTGGNDAQSDSWTLFAPNNEALQQFLDEVLLEYYGELANVPDPILFDFVNMHMWQTALWPSRFTLVSNLLNEEARFDAETDLVERKVLSNGLFYGTNQVQQGNFFFTVYSRPYLDPSYSIMLELLNSYRFTVSDPGQNFAMLMMSNQQLNDAGFVYDPGARDVWTYNGSAAQAYERLIRMLEMSIIKLGSSEELEDISGSGIVETLGGEYIRYENGQFFASGNIDSGEYIDVNESETYEAVNGRDFYTEGLVAYTEKVLAEIILETPQFAKFAEYLENSSIYNASTLQIEGVSPGQFFTVLVPSDEAIAAAVAAGKIPADPMTSDAAEREAITAFLKYHFVPRNTIVPDGKKIVSENGEEFSTLLASLDGEIKEVVIDNSANGFQPPYTMTVTDLQGNVANVDIPNSNVLGSYAVLHQIDRVLESN; encoded by the coding sequence ATGAACAATTTTACAAAACTGCTTTTTGCGTGTTTTTGCTTGTCAGGGGTTTTCCTATTTGGATGTAAGGAAGAATTCGATGACTACTACGCCCGTCCGGAAGGACTGGAGGGGCCAGTGTACCAGATGCTTTCCGATTCCGTCCGTTTCCGGGGAGACTTTGACCATTACCTAGCGCTGGTGGACAGGGCAGGTTACAAGCAGACCCTCAGCTCAGCGGGCTATTGGACCGTATTCGCTCCCAATGACGAGGCCTTTGAGCAATATTTTCAAGATAATGGCCTCAGCGGTATCGATGATATCTCTGATGAGAAGGCCTACGAAATCGTCACCTATTCCCTTGTGTACAATGCCTATAGCATGAGGGATCTGGGCTATTACCAAACTGGCCCTGGAAACGACACCCTTTCTTCTGCTTTCAGAAGAAAGACGGCCTATTATAAGGGAGTATACAAGGATGATGTTTACGGGCAAGAGCTGGATGTGGTGGATGCCAATAGAAATGGCGTGGCCACCTACAATATCAATGATAACAACAACAAGTACATCCCTTATTATGTGCAGCATTACCTGGATCAGATGAACTTGACGGCAGATGATATTGAAGGCTTTTATGATCGGCCTTATTCCGGTGCCCAAGTGGCCAATGCCAATGTCGTGCAGTCAAATGTCCCCGCAGAAAACGGCTATATCCATACCGTGGACCGAGTGATCGAGCCGATGCCCAATATTGCAGACTACCTGAAGGGCAAGCCGGAATACAGCCTTTTTAAGTCTATTCTTGAAATGGACTTCAGGGATGAGGAAAACAATACCGCAGTGAACTACGATGGGACGACCTATCCAGAACTCACCGAGCGATTTGGGCCAGTGTATGACTTGTCTGGCCCTGTCTATGTGAAGTCTTACACTGGTACCTATGCTTTTGCGCCCAATAATGAGAACTTCCTGACGGGAGGCAATGATGCCCAGTCTGATAGCTGGACGCTTTTTGCACCCAATAACGAAGCCCTTCAGCAGTTTTTGGATGAAGTGCTCTTGGAATATTACGGCGAACTCGCCAATGTGCCTGATCCGATCCTGTTTGATTTTGTAAATATGCACATGTGGCAGACGGCTCTCTGGCCAAGTCGATTTACCTTGGTGTCCAACTTACTTAATGAAGAAGCGCGCTTTGATGCTGAAACGGATCTGGTAGAGAGAAAAGTCCTGAGCAACGGCCTTTTTTATGGCACCAATCAAGTGCAGCAAGGAAACTTCTTCTTTACCGTTTACAGCAGGCCATACTTGGATCCTTCCTACAGTATCATGTTGGAGCTGCTGAACAGCTACCGGTTTACCGTGTCTGATCCAGGACAGAATTTTGCCATGCTCATGATGTCCAATCAGCAGCTCAATGACGCTGGATTTGTGTACGATCCAGGAGCCCGTGATGTGTGGACCTATAATGGATCCGCTGCCCAGGCCTACGAACGGTTAATAAGAATGTTGGAAATGAGCATCATTAAGCTGGGAAGCTCGGAGGAATTGGAAGATATATCAGGTTCTGGTATCGTGGAGACCTTGGGAGGAGAGTATATCCGTTATGAAAACGGGCAGTTTTTCGCCTCGGGAAATATCGATAGCGGCGAATACATCGACGTCAATGAAAGTGAAACGTATGAAGCGGTAAACGGTCGTGATTTTTATACGGAAGGATTGGTTGCTTACACTGAAAAGGTGCTGGCAGAGATTATCCTGGAAACACCGCAGTTTGCCAAATTTGCCGAATACCTAGAAAACTCAAGTATCTATAATGCTTCTACTTTACAGATCGAAGGCGTGTCTCCTGGGCAGTTTTTTACGGTGTTGGTGCCTTCTGATGAAGCCATAGCTGCTGCGGTGGCCGCTGGCAAAATCCCCGCAGACCCCATGACGTCGGATGCAGCAGAGCGGGAAGCAATTACGGCCTTCTTGAAGTACCATTTCGTGCCCAGAAATACCATTGTGCCCGACGGGAAGAAAATCGTAAGCGAAAACGGTGAGGAATTCAGTACACTTCTGGCCTCCTTGGACGGCGAAATCAAAGAGGTAGTGATCGACAACAGTGCCAATGGCTTCCAGCCTCCTTACACCATGACGGTAACGGACCTACAGGGCAATGTGGCCAATGTGGACATTCCTAACAGTAATGTGCTGGGCAGCTATGCTGTGCTGCATCAGATTGATCGAGTTTTAGAAAGTAACTAA
- a CDS encoding RagB/SusD family nutrient uptake outer membrane protein, which produces MFKKYISYTLLALMIVAGTSCDSWLDQRPQNGVVKQDFWKTKEQVRSALMGAYASLNGNYRGYHLPERMFLWGELRGYMIAPSTGAGFNDIQVVFGNIQSTNSIADWAGFYGTINLCSNVIDNGPGALATDETFKEEDLNNYVAEARALRALMYFYLVRTFGEVPLSIEAVDSDEDQLTIAKSSQAEVLEQIVIDLEMAEADIFEQHETPQASKGRMTRYAVNALQADVYLWMQNYEAAAAAADKVLAGPYALVDQENWMGRLFVEGNSVESIFEIQYEAPQSNTFFDMFSTTRVTRFLAYPSVLEETFGFSIDRPEEVDLRSIDASLKSSGEIWKYIGISETQRREPTDSYANWIVYRLADVMLMKAEALSQIGRGEEALEIVAEIRERGGAIQATEESPSPSSANDVIRYVLRERARELAFEGKWWFDLLRVSKMDDYANLDLMLDAAITNAPETNLSTILNQLRDTRSHYLPIYNVELNANPLLEQNPYYLK; this is translated from the coding sequence ATGTTTAAAAAATATATATCCTATACGTTGCTTGCACTGATGATCGTGGCAGGTACCAGCTGTGACAGTTGGCTGGACCAACGTCCACAAAACGGTGTGGTAAAGCAGGATTTTTGGAAGACCAAGGAGCAGGTGCGCTCGGCCTTGATGGGAGCATATGCCTCGCTGAACGGGAATTATAGAGGATACCACCTGCCTGAGCGGATGTTCCTTTGGGGAGAGTTGAGAGGTTATATGATTGCGCCCAGCACGGGAGCAGGCTTTAATGACATTCAAGTGGTGTTTGGCAATATCCAGTCCACCAATTCCATCGCAGATTGGGCGGGGTTTTATGGTACCATTAACCTGTGCAGTAATGTGATCGATAATGGCCCCGGAGCTTTGGCAACCGATGAGACCTTCAAAGAGGAAGACCTCAACAACTACGTGGCAGAAGCTCGGGCACTTCGGGCGCTGATGTACTTCTATCTAGTGCGGACATTTGGCGAAGTGCCATTGTCCATAGAGGCGGTGGATAGTGACGAAGACCAGCTTACCATTGCCAAGTCCTCCCAAGCAGAGGTGCTGGAGCAGATTGTGATAGATCTCGAAATGGCGGAGGCCGACATCTTTGAGCAGCACGAAACACCTCAGGCCAGTAAGGGCAGGATGACCCGCTATGCGGTGAATGCCTTACAAGCTGACGTGTACCTGTGGATGCAAAACTATGAAGCCGCCGCCGCCGCCGCTGACAAGGTGCTGGCTGGGCCTTATGCCTTGGTGGATCAGGAAAACTGGATGGGGAGGCTTTTTGTGGAAGGGAATTCCGTGGAAAGTATTTTCGAAATCCAATACGAAGCACCGCAGTCCAATACATTTTTTGACATGTTCAGTACCACTAGGGTTACCCGGTTTTTGGCCTATCCATCGGTACTGGAAGAGACTTTTGGGTTTAGTATTGACAGACCAGAAGAGGTGGATTTGAGAAGTATCGACGCTTCGTTGAAAAGCAGCGGTGAAATATGGAAATACATTGGGATAAGTGAAACCCAGCGACGTGAGCCTACCGACTCGTATGCTAACTGGATCGTTTATCGGCTCGCCGATGTGATGCTGATGAAGGCCGAAGCGCTGTCCCAAATCGGAAGAGGAGAAGAAGCACTGGAAATCGTGGCGGAGATCAGGGAAAGAGGCGGAGCCATACAGGCTACCGAGGAGAGCCCTTCCCCATCCAGTGCCAATGATGTCATCCGCTATGTCTTACGCGAAAGGGCCAGGGAGCTGGCCTTTGAAGGGAAATGGTGGTTTGACCTGTTGAGGGTATCCAAGATGGACGATTATGCCAATCTGGATTTGATGTTGGATGCGGCCATTACCAATGCGCCGGAAACCAATCTGAGCACGATTTTGAACCAGCTGAGGGATACACGGAGCCATTATCTTCCCATTTATAATGTGGAGCTGAATGCCAATCCGCTGCTGGAGCAGAATCCTTACTACCTCAAATAA